Proteins from a genomic interval of Lolium perenne isolate Kyuss_39 chromosome 1, Kyuss_2.0, whole genome shotgun sequence:
- the LOC127343365 gene encoding uncharacterized protein, with product MRVKTGGRRRPPGERQQLEMADEAAAASSLQAAAALASLHLPQPGPTAIDRRDKRYFGRGARIKRKAKRKWGFDVGGVGSAGLPSRHLGRRRSTRGGVGSMNEVLKTEVGIRSRFSALRIRQIMRGLTPKQQGFVAKYGFEHFNRIGEFSVHEPLTEWIMGKINPPFSEFRIDAERTIVFTKSLVQKVLGVPSGGRPVVLHGQKTDKINELRALYLNDGLRASIPQAVSLLKNNEDEESFMRTFFLIALAAVLTPTTGNTIDLDYLWPLEDMSKVQDLDWAGHITEHLMDEVQKFQYKAREEKMKNFWVGGCLPLLMIAYMDHLDLPRGRIVDRVINYSVPRICHVSKHDFQFAAIADLHRQHYKFATFGILPFRDRTPYTDNPITGTEVPEDDLHIPSNSKDQVSPGQWELIEVHEKIIDELDQEIQPEILGFAEPSINHSSFRRTDGCPDQGTTKSASCKMGSSSNCRNTAKEALTPSSSEKSEEDSAQEYESSESADHPTPPEADYGIIFRSCLSGAQMDKVNRLIQEVKPKTIVFVATMRKCDVQLPSPLLMISKEPTLAAAAHFPHENGTVTLQMSGKSENWRPRFFVEKDMCMLAGNWLDFVCDNQVQAGDICIFVPAKGGERSTFMVHIIRAESTRPRGVKRARSSHDSPVGNG from the exons ATGCGAGTCAAGACGGGaggacggcggcgacctccgggcgAGCGGCAACAGCTCGAGATGGCGGACGAGGCAGCCGCGGCGAGCTCGTTGcaagcggcggcggcgctggcctcCCTCCATCTCCCGCAGCCAGGACCGACAG CAATTGACCGCCGAGATAAGAGATATTTCGGGAGAGGGGCACGCATAAAGCGTAAGGCGAAACGGAAGTGGGGCTTCGATGTGGGCGGAGTGGGCAGTGCCGGGCTGCCCTCCAGGCATCTTGGTCGTCGCCGGTCAACCAG GGGGGGAGTTGGATCTATGAACGAAGTACTAAAAACTGAAGTGGGCATCAGGAGCCGTTTCAGTGCATTACGGATTCGGCAGATTATGCGGGGTCTAACACCCAAGCAACAGGGATTTGTTGCGAAGTATGGATTCGAGCATTTCAATCGTATTGGGGAGTTCTCTGTCCACGAGCCACTGACTGAGTGGATCATGGGGAAAATTAACCCTCCGTTCTCCGAGTTCAGAATTGATGCGGAAAGGACAATAGTTTTCACCAAGTCCCTTGTTCAGAAAGTTTTGGGTGTACCGTCAGGGGGAAGACCCGTTGTGCTACATGGGCAGAAGACGGACAAAATCAATGAACTGCGAGCTCTGTACTTAAATGATGGACTAAGGGCAAGCATCCCCCAGGCTGTTAGTTTGCTTAAGAACAACGAGGACGAGGAGTCCTTTATGAGGACATTCTTTCTTATTGCACTTGCAGCAGTGCTCACCCCCACCACTGGAAATACAATAGACCTTGACTACCTGTGGCCCCTTGAAGATATGTCGAAGGTTCAGGACCTCGATTGGGCTGGCCATATCACGGAGCATCTGATGGACGAGGTCCAGAAATTCCAGTACAAGGCTAGGGAGGAAAAGATGAAAAACTTCTGGGTTGGCGGGTGCTTGCCTTTGCTCATG ATTGCTTACATGGATCACTTGGATCTCCCTAGAGGGCGAATCGTAGACCGTGTAATTAACTACTCGGTGCCCAGGATCTGCCATGTTTCTAAGCATGATTTCCAGTTTGCCGCGATTGCTGACCTGCATCGTCAACATTACAAGTTTGCCACGTTTGGGATACTTCCT TTCCGTGATAGAACACCATACACTGATAATCCAATAACCGGGACAGAAGTACCGGAAGATGATCTTCATATTCCCTCAAATTCAAAGGATCAAGTCTCACCAGGGCAATGGGAGCTTATAGAAGTACATGAGAAAATAATAGATGAACTTGATCAGGAAATACAACCTGAAATCCTTGGGTTTGCAGAACCGAGCATCAATCATTCCTCTTTCAGAAGAACCGATGGTTGCCCGGATCAAG GAACTACAAAATCCGCTAGCTGCAAAATGGGCAGTTCTAGCAATTGTCGGAATACTGCAAAGGAAGCTTTGACACCCTCTTCATCTGAGAAATCAG AAGAAGACAGTGCTCAAGAATACGAATCTTCTGAGTCAGCTGATCATCCGACACCTCCAGAAGCTGATTATGGGATAATATTCCGGAGTTGCCTATCTGGAGCACAAATGGACAAAGTAAACAGGCTTATCCAGGAAGTTAAACCAAAAACTATTGTGTTCGTAGCTACCATGAGGAAGTGCGATGTTCAACTACCTAGTCCTCTTCTG ATGATTTCGAAGGAACCCACCTTAGCCGCAGCTGCACACTTTCCGCATGAAAATGGGACTGTCACACTTCAGATGTCGGGCAAGAGCGAGAACTGGCGCCCGCGATTCTTCGTTGAAAAAGACATGTGCATGCTTGCGGGTAACTGGTTAGACTTTGTGTGTGACAACCAAGTGCAGGCCGGCGACATCTGCATCTTTGTACCGGCAAAGGGTGGGGAAAGGTCCACGTTCATGGTCCATATAATCCGCGCAGAATCTACCCGTCCAAGGGGTGTTAAAAGGGCTCGCTCTAGTCATGATTCTCCGGTGGGGAATGGCTAA